One Thermofilum pendens Hrk 5 DNA segment encodes these proteins:
- a CDS encoding DUF120 domain-containing protein, whose protein sequence is MSKDYEVFPLLLEMAKRGCLVAPRRLSRIEILKTLGLTPWRFKKLVEAAEEEGYIERRVHGRMVFYVVTERGRALLRRVYDDLKRTIDSSTFLTLRGYVVPGLGEGAIYMGIPRYVEAFKEVLGYEPYPGTLNIKLVDEDVYLRRALREKRVGFRIEGFRLDEGRESCGVTVYKAMIMANGVTVSGAALDIDKTKHGDEILELIAPVRLRDELRLKDGDKVEVVIPV, encoded by the coding sequence ATGTCGAAAGACTACGAGGTATTCCCGCTACTACTCGAGATGGCGAAGAGGGGGTGTCTCGTCGCTCCCCGAAGACTGAGCAGGATAGAAATCCTGAAGACTCTGGGGCTAACGCCGTGGAGGTTTAAGAAGCTCGTCGAAGCAGCAGAAGAAGAGGGCTACATTGAGAGAAGGGTTCACGGGAGGATGGTTTTCTACGTGGTTACCGAGAGAGGGCGCGCCCTGCTTAGAAGGGTGTACGACGACCTAAAAAGGACTATCGACTCCTCCACCTTCCTCACGCTTAGAGGGTACGTCGTCCCAGGCTTGGGGGAAGGGGCGATCTACATGGGCATACCGAGGTACGTCGAGGCGTTTAAAGAGGTACTGGGCTACGAGCCTTACCCCGGCACTCTCAACATAAAGCTCGTAGACGAGGACGTGTACTTGAGGAGAGCTCTCAGGGAGAAGAGGGTCGGCTTTAGGATTGAAGGTTTCAGGTTGGATGAAGGAAGAGAGTCCTGCGGGGTAACCGTTTACAAGGCGATGATCATGGCGAACGGAGTAACCGTGAGCGGAGCCGCGCTGGACATAGATAAAACGAAGCACGGAGACGAGATTCTCGAGCTGATAGCCCCGGTAAGGTTGCGGGACGAGCTGCGCCTCAAGGACGGCGATAAGGTGGAGGTTGTAATCCCAGTTTAG
- a CDS encoding aldehyde ferredoxin oxidoreductase family protein yields the protein MAAKGWWGRVLWVDLSRKSTKVQELDGGILLSHVGGRGLAVRLLWDYTSPGVDPLSPENLLVFSAGPITALPGPSTGKLVVASKSPLTHGYGDGNLGTRAAVMLRWAGYDAVVFKGKSPKPVYVYVENEKVEFLDADDLWGLDTFSAEKRLLERHGKDAGVLLIGPSGERMVKMATVVSQSGRSGGRPGIGAVMGSKNLKAVVFRGDKMPEVAEQSLLRKTAAEAYASAKSKPPYSFWMRQGTMATIQWSQENSVLPTFNFSEGVFDESSGIDGFAMERLKVSQRGCPNCNSICGNVILDDEGAESELDYENVAMLGSNIGLGDLRKVARLNRLADMWGIDTIGLGSALGFAIEASQRGLLKDRIEWGDFDKILELSREISLGEGPVGSVLSEGVEHASKVLGCEECAVHVKGLSVSAYDCHAAPGMALSYGVSSVGAHHKDAWVISWEVAHGRFEYSKAKAKRVYELQRIRGGFFENLVACRLPWVELGLELDWYVKLFNYATGLSWTLDDHLKVADRTITLIRSYWVREYLAEGRRWGRQLDYPPLKWFTKPYTRGPLKGARLDPQKYDELLGNYYELVGWDHRGVPRASTLERLGLSYVRTELQRMTELTN from the coding sequence ATGGCGGCGAAGGGCTGGTGGGGAAGGGTACTGTGGGTTGACCTCTCCCGGAAGTCTACAAAGGTGCAGGAGCTGGACGGCGGAATACTGTTAAGTCACGTAGGGGGCAGGGGTCTCGCTGTGCGCCTACTGTGGGATTACACAAGCCCGGGGGTGGACCCCCTCTCCCCGGAGAACCTGCTGGTTTTCTCCGCGGGGCCGATAACAGCCCTACCTGGGCCAAGCACAGGTAAGCTCGTAGTCGCGTCGAAGAGCCCGTTAACGCACGGCTACGGCGACGGAAACTTGGGTACGAGAGCGGCCGTCATGCTTAGATGGGCCGGATACGACGCCGTTGTGTTCAAGGGCAAGTCCCCGAAGCCCGTCTACGTTTACGTAGAGAACGAGAAGGTAGAGTTCCTCGACGCCGACGATCTATGGGGCCTTGACACCTTCTCGGCGGAAAAGAGGCTCCTGGAGCGCCACGGGAAAGACGCGGGCGTCCTGCTCATCGGGCCCTCCGGAGAGAGAATGGTCAAGATGGCTACCGTGGTCTCCCAGAGCGGTAGGAGCGGGGGTAGACCTGGTATAGGAGCTGTCATGGGTAGCAAGAACTTGAAGGCTGTCGTGTTTCGCGGCGACAAGATGCCCGAGGTCGCTGAGCAGTCGCTGTTAAGGAAGACCGCGGCGGAAGCTTACGCGTCCGCGAAGAGCAAGCCTCCCTACTCCTTCTGGATGAGGCAGGGGACGATGGCAACTATCCAGTGGTCTCAGGAAAACAGTGTTCTCCCCACGTTTAACTTTAGTGAAGGAGTATTCGACGAGAGTAGCGGGATTGACGGCTTCGCTATGGAGAGGCTGAAGGTTTCCCAGCGTGGATGCCCGAACTGTAACTCTATCTGCGGCAACGTTATCCTCGACGACGAAGGAGCGGAGTCGGAGCTGGACTACGAGAATGTAGCCATGCTGGGCTCGAACATAGGGCTGGGCGACCTGCGTAAAGTGGCGCGTCTAAATAGGCTAGCGGATATGTGGGGCATCGATACGATCGGGCTTGGCTCAGCGCTAGGCTTCGCGATAGAGGCTTCTCAAAGGGGCTTGCTGAAGGACAGGATAGAGTGGGGAGATTTCGACAAAATACTGGAGCTTTCCCGGGAAATATCCCTCGGAGAGGGCCCCGTAGGAAGCGTGCTATCAGAGGGCGTCGAGCATGCATCCAAGGTTCTGGGATGCGAGGAGTGCGCCGTACACGTCAAAGGGCTAAGCGTAAGCGCTTACGACTGCCACGCCGCCCCAGGAATGGCTCTATCGTACGGTGTGAGCAGTGTCGGCGCCCACCACAAGGACGCGTGGGTAATATCCTGGGAAGTTGCACATGGCAGGTTCGAGTACTCGAAGGCGAAGGCCAAGAGGGTGTACGAGCTACAGAGGATACGCGGAGGCTTCTTCGAAAACCTAGTGGCATGCCGCCTACCGTGGGTGGAGCTAGGGCTCGAGCTAGACTGGTACGTGAAGCTGTTCAACTACGCTACTGGGCTCTCCTGGACTCTCGACGACCACCTAAAGGTGGCGGACCGCACTATAACGCTTATAAGGAGCTACTGGGTGCGGGAGTACCTCGCGGAAGGCAGGCGTTGGGGTAGGCAACTGGACTACCCGCCCTTAAAGTGGTTTACGAAGCCGTATACCCGCGGACCGCTGAAAGGCGCTAGGCTTGATCCTCAGAAGTACGACGAGCTCCTCGGAAACTACTACGAGCTCGTAGGATGGGATCACCGTGGCGTTCCGCGCGCGTCGACGCTGGAGAGGCTCGGACTTTCCTACGTGAGGACAGAGCTACAGAGAATGACTGAGCTCACGAACTAA
- a CDS encoding MoaD/ThiS family protein has product MSVRIIFYGFLIDVAKARELTVGVEKPTRLEEILGEGFLAKSGKDLVVLVNDLPATLDTYVRPGDVVKILPHIGGG; this is encoded by the coding sequence ATGTCTGTAAGGATAATTTTTTACGGCTTCCTCATAGACGTGGCGAAAGCCAGGGAGCTGACAGTCGGGGTCGAGAAGCCGACAAGGCTCGAAGAAATCCTGGGAGAAGGCTTCCTCGCGAAGAGCGGAAAGGACCTTGTAGTGCTAGTCAACGACTTACCGGCTACCCTCGATACTTACGTAAGGCCGGGAGACGTTGTGAAAATCCTCCCTCACATAGGCGGAGGGTAG
- a CDS encoding YkgJ family cysteine cluster protein, producing MRYRLTPSIVRGWLYCRVCGRCCENTEMILLEEDVERISSYTGLRAEDFAERLGGRFKLKNVNGKCVFFDAEKGSCTIYPVRPIGCSLYPVVVDEYEGLTVDEYCPLSKLVGSYEKEKAGAVLRALYPKLGLQPPPYRRP from the coding sequence ATGAGGTATAGGCTTACACCTTCAATAGTTCGCGGGTGGCTCTACTGCAGAGTATGCGGTAGGTGCTGCGAGAATACGGAGATGATACTACTCGAAGAGGATGTCGAGAGGATTTCGAGCTACACCGGCCTACGCGCCGAGGACTTCGCCGAGCGCCTTGGCGGCAGATTCAAACTAAAGAACGTTAACGGGAAGTGCGTGTTCTTCGACGCGGAGAAGGGGTCTTGCACAATTTACCCCGTGCGCCCTATAGGTTGTAGCCTGTACCCCGTCGTGGTAGACGAGTACGAAGGGTTAACTGTAGACGAGTACTGCCCCCTCTCAAAGCTCGTGGGAAGCTACGAGAAAGAGAAGGCAGGCGCGGTTCTAAGGGCTCTTTACCCTAAACTGGGATTACAACCTCCACCTTATCGCCGTCCTTGA